From the genome of Flavobacterium luteolum, one region includes:
- a CDS encoding anthranilate synthase component I family protein: MKPFILNTHYKQILADTVTPVSIYFKIRDKFPNSLLLESSDYHGNDNSFSYICCNPIATIKIENETISKTFPDGTSEKTLIDASTNIPQVIQEFSSQFQSEKNDFKFINNGLFGYISYDAVRYFEKVSIAKKDNATSIPDVFYAVYQNIIAINHFKNEAYIFCHSVDNKNNIAEIEQLLQSRNIASYKFSKEGEGFSNLTDEEFKANVALAKKHCYRGDVFQLVLSRRFTQGFKGDEFNVYRALRSINPSPYLFFFDYGDFKIFGSSPEAQIIVKNRKAEIHPIAGTFKRTGNDERDALLAKELSEDKKENSEHVMLVDLARNDLSRNGHDVNVEKYREVQFFSHVIHLVSKVTGHLHDKATTMQVVADTFPAGTLSGAPKHRAMQLIEECEKTNRNFYGGAIGVMDFEGNFNHAIMIRTFLSKNHQLHCQAGAGIVASSDEESEMQEVYNKLRALNTALEMAEQI, translated from the coding sequence TTGAAACCTTTTATTCTTAATACACATTACAAACAAATTCTGGCAGATACTGTTACGCCAGTAAGCATTTATTTCAAAATCAGAGATAAATTTCCAAATAGTTTATTGCTAGAAAGTAGTGATTATCACGGAAATGATAACAGTTTCTCTTATATCTGCTGCAATCCTATCGCTACAATTAAAATCGAAAATGAAACAATCTCAAAAACATTTCCTGATGGAACTTCTGAGAAAACGTTAATCGATGCTTCAACAAATATTCCTCAGGTAATTCAGGAATTTTCAAGTCAGTTTCAATCAGAAAAAAATGATTTTAAATTCATTAATAATGGTTTGTTTGGTTACATTTCTTATGATGCTGTTCGTTACTTCGAAAAAGTTTCAATTGCAAAAAAAGACAATGCAACTTCAATTCCAGACGTTTTTTATGCAGTATATCAAAACATTATCGCGATTAACCACTTCAAAAACGAAGCTTATATTTTCTGCCACAGCGTAGATAATAAAAATAATATTGCTGAAATCGAGCAATTACTTCAATCTAGAAATATTGCTTCTTATAAATTTTCTAAAGAAGGTGAAGGTTTCTCTAATTTAACCGATGAAGAATTTAAAGCAAATGTGGCTTTAGCGAAAAAACACTGCTACCGCGGAGATGTTTTTCAATTGGTTCTTTCTCGCCGATTTACTCAAGGTTTCAAAGGAGACGAATTTAATGTATACAGAGCCTTAAGAAGCATTAACCCTTCTCCATATTTATTCTTTTTTGATTATGGAGATTTCAAAATATTCGGTTCTTCTCCTGAAGCACAAATTATTGTAAAAAATAGAAAAGCTGAAATTCACCCAATTGCTGGAACTTTCAAAAGAACAGGAAATGATGAGCGTGATGCACTTTTAGCAAAAGAGCTTTCTGAAGATAAAAAAGAAAACAGCGAACATGTTATGCTGGTTGACTTAGCTAGAAACGATTTAAGCAGAAACGGACATGATGTAAATGTAGAAAAATACAGAGAAGTTCAATTTTTCTCTCACGTAATTCACTTAGTTTCTAAAGTTACGGGACATTTACACGATAAAGCAACTACAATGCAAGTTGTAGCAGATACTTTTCCAGCAGGAACTTTAAGCGGCGCACCAAAACACAGAGCGATGCAATTAATAGAAGAATGCGAAAAGACAAATCGTAACTTCTACGGAGGTGCAATCGGAGTTATGGATTTTGAAGGAAACTTTAACCACGCCATTATGATTCGAACTTTCCTTTCTAAAAATCACCAATTGCATTGTCAAGCAGGAGCTGGAATCGTAGCGAGCTCTGACGAAGAAAGCGAAATGCAGGAAGTTTACAATAAGTTAAGAGCCTTGAATACAGCACTAGAAATGGCAGAACAGATTTAG
- a CDS encoding anthranilate synthase component II produces the protein MKKILVIDNYDSFTYNLVHYLEDLDCEVTVYRNDEFDIDEIAGFEKILLSPGPGIPDEAGLLKAVIEKYSPTKSILGVCLGQQAIGEVFGGTLSNLDKVYHGVATNVKTLVDDEILFEGLGNEFEVGRYHSWVVDNNLPEDLEATSVDENGQIMSLRHKNYDVRGVQFHPESVLTPNGKRILENWIKS, from the coding sequence ATGAAAAAGATTTTAGTTATAGACAATTACGATAGTTTCACTTACAATTTAGTGCACTATTTAGAAGATTTAGATTGCGAAGTTACTGTTTACAGAAACGACGAATTTGATATTGATGAAATTGCTGGTTTTGAAAAGATATTGCTTTCGCCAGGACCTGGAATTCCTGATGAAGCTGGTTTATTAAAAGCAGTAATCGAAAAATACAGTCCAACAAAAAGTATTCTTGGCGTTTGTTTAGGACAACAGGCAATTGGAGAAGTTTTTGGAGGAACGCTTTCCAACCTTGACAAAGTATATCACGGCGTTGCAACAAATGTAAAAACTTTAGTAGACGACGAAATTTTATTTGAAGGTTTAGGAAACGAGTTCGAAGTTGGAAGATACCATTCTTGGGTTGTTGACAATAATTTACCTGAAGATTTAGAAGCGACTTCGGTAGATGAAAATGGACAAATTATGTCTTTACGTCACAAAAATTATGATGTAAGAGGCGTTCAATTTCACCCAGAAAGCGTTTTAACACCAAACGGAAAAAGGATTCTAGAGAATTGGATTAAGAGTTAA
- the trpD gene encoding anthranilate phosphoribosyltransferase has product MKTILNKLINHEVLTKEEAKSVLINISSGQYNPSQISAFLTVFMMRSITIDELSGFREALLDLCIRVDLSAYNTIDLCGTGGDGKDTFNISTLASFVSAGAGIKVAKHGNYGVSSISGSSNVMEKMGIKFSNDPSFLEKCIDQAGICVLHAPLFHPAMKNVGPIRKELAVKTFFNMLGPMVNPSFPQNQLVGVFNLELARMYAYLYQNTDVNFTILHSLDGYDEISLTGPTKTISNHMEGMLNPEDFGIHLLSQTEIEGGKTIEESAEIFTNIISGKGNEAQNNVVCANAAMAISTVTKCSPKEGFELAKESLLSGKGHQALKKLQELSK; this is encoded by the coding sequence ATGAAAACTATATTAAATAAATTAATCAACCACGAAGTTCTTACTAAAGAAGAAGCAAAAAGCGTATTGATTAATATTTCAAGCGGTCAGTATAATCCAAGTCAGATTTCGGCATTTTTGACTGTTTTTATGATGCGAAGCATTACAATTGACGAACTTTCGGGCTTTCGTGAAGCTTTATTAGACTTATGTATTCGTGTCGATTTATCAGCCTATAATACCATCGATTTGTGTGGAACGGGCGGTGATGGAAAAGACACTTTCAATATCTCCACTTTAGCTTCTTTTGTATCTGCCGGAGCAGGAATAAAAGTAGCAAAACACGGAAATTACGGAGTTTCATCTATCTCTGGATCAAGCAACGTAATGGAAAAAATGGGAATTAAATTCAGTAATGATCCTTCATTTTTAGAAAAATGTATTGATCAAGCTGGAATCTGTGTTTTGCACGCTCCCCTATTTCACCCTGCGATGAAAAATGTTGGACCAATTAGAAAAGAATTGGCAGTAAAAACATTCTTTAATATGTTAGGTCCAATGGTAAATCCGTCATTCCCACAAAATCAATTGGTTGGGGTTTTCAACTTAGAATTGGCTAGAATGTATGCGTATTTGTATCAAAATACCGATGTGAATTTTACCATCTTACATTCGCTTGACGGATATGATGAAATTTCATTAACTGGTCCGACAAAAACAATTTCTAATCACATGGAAGGAATGTTGAATCCAGAAGATTTTGGCATTCATCTTTTATCTCAAACTGAAATCGAAGGTGGAAAAACCATCGAAGAATCAGCTGAAATTTTTACGAATATCATTTCAGGAAAAGGAAACGAAGCTCAAAATAATGTAGTTTGTGCGAATGCAGCAATGGCAATTTCAACTGTTACCAAATGTTCTCCAAAGGAAGGATTTGAATTAGCAAAAGAAAGTCTATTGTCAGGGAAAGGACATCAAGCATTAAAAAAATTACAAGAATTAAGTAAATAA